A stretch of DNA from Kazachstania africana CBS 2517 chromosome 3, complete genome:
TACAATCGTCATTTTTCTGGACAGTACAAGCCACAGTACAAGCTCATCACATCTAGTTAcatttgatgatatttttacattactatttaaataaaagaaatttgatttgttGTGATATATGAAATGATATAGAATGATTAATATGTGCAAAATTGACTTTTTCTCTTAACAGAAAGAGCAGATTAATTATTTCTTGGATGATTTTAGACGACCTTCAAAACCAGCTCTTTTCTTGCTAactttatttgattttttattgtttttaATTAAACCAGTGAATTTACGTTTCATCTTTTGTTGTTTGGATCTCTTAACACCTTTATTTTCCTTCctaattttcaaattttcttcacgTCTCTTTGCCTTTTCCATCTTTGATTGTTGAACAGTTCTTTGTCTTTCACTCCATTCAACGGCAGactttctcttcttggattcttttctcttcaaaGCTTTGCgtaacaatttttcatcatctttcaatttgacACCTTCAGCTTGTAACATTGCTCTTTGccatttatctttttctttcagtttaatttgttccaattcatcttttgattctatcttcttttgcttAGTCTCTAATAACTTCAAATGTGCTTTAATGTCATTCTTTGAAGGacctttcttcttttgatttggattttttctaatatttcGTAAATTTGATGTTAATTTAGCACCATCATcaaatacaatattttgaaacattaCGTTATCGGCGTTAACTTCATCCTTTGCTGATTTCTTATTCGACCTTATTTCGTCATCCACATCACTTGCATCGTCATCATCGCTAGAATCACtttcttcgtcttcatcttcatcctgttgcttcttttgtttcttcaattccTCTTTACGTTTTCTCTCTTTGAGAATGGCATCTCTTGAGAGTGGAGCCCCTTGAACATTGGATCCAGGTGCCTTTCTCTTGGCCCTTAACGTCTGAATCTTGGCTTGTAATTTTGAACGCAATTctgtcaaatttttcttcttttcaattttatctttctttggttgtttctcttcttcttctttttgttcctcctcttcttcttgtacAGGTATTTCGTTTCCCTCGTCATCAAAGATAACTCTGatatcttcttcctccACTTGCTCCTGTTCTGCTTCTTgctctttttcttcaattttatcttcgAATGcattctttaattttttgagtCTTTCCCCAGGCAATACCACTGGTTTAGCCACACGTTCtctcaatttcaaaacatgAAGAGCATTAGACTCAGCATTATCCTCTGGATCCAATTTATTCATCTTGTCTGCATGATATTGTTCTTtagtcttcttctttgccTTCCACTGATTCTTAGTCTCTTCATCGTAATAATACTTGGCAGGAATCAAAGAAAGTAACCCATCAAATGCACTCGAGTTTGCTCGTAGACGTTCCTCTAAAGAATTACTCATACTTGCACGTCTAATATACACTCCACTCTATAACTACTCTACTATATCTCATCTGTTAAagaagctcatcgcaaattttttttttctgtccacaaaatttttcagttgaACAAAATGGCAACCCGGCTACAGTGAGGTGTGTGGGCTGCCCTTACAAAGTGTGAGACCTATGCATTGAGCTCGCCAACAGTCCAATCTAGCGTATTGCTACTTATCAAGTGTGTGCGTTGGATGTTGTGTGATGAGATCTGTCGTTGTGTCAGCATGGATACCTCTGTGTCACTATTGACGTACAGAGATGGGTTGCGACACAATCCCATGCCCCCTCCCTCCCAAAGACATAGCAGCATCCCTGCTTTCAACAGCTCTGACCGCATCAAACAACATCCAACTCAAGGCATTGAAAGCTCAGCCGGGCCACAGCAACTTGGGCCCTACCCTAAAAACAGCGATGCCTGAAATTTCTCGACGGTCgcaaagtgaaaaaaatatgaaaattttgtataaAAAAGCGACGAACTGGAAAATTTTCCGAGATGATCTCATaatcattgattttataACGTCAAATAACGTGTAATACTCTTCACCTGCATAAACATGTCCCAAGGTACTTTCTACACCATTGCCAGCCCTAGATCCAACTCTGTCAAAGCTGTTATCAACTACTTGAACCTTGATGTCAAGGTTGAAGACATTGCTGCCCTTTCAAACTATGCTGAATTATTTCCATTGAAGCAATCTCCAGCTTTCATCGGTCCAAAGGGTTTGAAATTAACCGAAACCCCAGCTATCTTAAACTATTTAGTTAGTTTATCCGATGACGAAAAGGCCAAGGCTGCTTTAATCGGTTCtactgaaattgaaaaagttcaaGTCACTAGATGGGTTTCTTTAGCTAACACAactttaatttcttctgttGCTACCCCAGTCTTATCCATTCTAGGTGCTAGACCATACAACAAGAAGCAATCCGATGCTGCTTTAGAAAAAGTC
This window harbors:
- the RRP14 gene encoding ribosome biosynthesis protein RRP14 (similar to Saccharomyces cerevisiae RRP14 (YKL082C); ancestral locus Anc_2.636), with the translated sequence MSNSLEERLRANSSAFDGLLSLIPAKYYYDEETKNQWKAKKKTKEQYHADKMNKLDPEDNAESNALHVLKLRERVAKPVVLPGERLKKLKNAFEDKIEEKEQEAEQEQVEEEDIRVIFDDEGNEIPVQEEEEEQKEEEEKQPKKDKIEKKKNLTELRSKLQAKIQTLRAKRKAPGSNVQGAPLSRDAILKERKRKEELKKQKKQQDEDEDEESDSSDDDDASDVDDEIRSNKKSAKDEVNADNVMFQNIVFDDGAKLTSNLRNIRKNPNQKKKGPSKNDIKAHLKLLETKQKKIESKDELEQIKLKEKDKWQRAMLQAEGVKLKDDEKLLRKALKRKESKKRKSAVEWSERQRTVQQSKMEKAKRREENLKIRKENKGVKRSKQQKMKRKFTGLIKNNKKSNKVSKKRAGFEGRLKSSKK